AGGGCTGGTCAGCAATGACGTGACACGCCTGAAGGACGGGCCGGTCTATGCCGCGCTGCTGACGCCGCAGGGGAAATATCTGGCCGATTTCCTGCTGGTGCCGTGGGGCGAGGAGATCCTGCTGGATATTGATGCGGGGCTGGCAGAGGCGACGGTCCGCCGCCTGATGATGTATAAGCTGCGCGCCAAGGCCGAGATCTCGGAGACGGACCTCAAGCTGTATCGCGGCACCTCGGAGGTCAGGCCCGACGGGGCTGTGATGGACCCGCGTCATCCCGCGCTGGGCTGGCGGCTTTATGGCGAGACCGAGGGCGATGATGGCAGTGATTTCGACGCGATCCGCGTCGAGCATTGTATCCCCGAGACTGGGATCGAGCTGACGCCCGACACCTTCATTCTGGAAGCGGGGTTCGAGCGCCTGCATGGTGTGGATTTCCGCAAGGGCTGCTATGTGGGGCAGGAAGTGACCGCACGGATGAAGCACAAGACCGAGTTGCGTAAGGGGCTGGTGCGGGTCGCGATTACCGGGCATGCCGCACCCGGAACCGAGATCCGCGCCGGAGAGAAGCCTGCGGGGGTCCTGTTTACCCAGTCCGGCGGGTATGCGATCGCCTATCTGCGGCTTGATCGCGCGGGCGCGCAGATGCGGGCGGGCGATGCGCTGGTCTCGTATGGTTGAGTGTCTTGGGGGAAAGCGGACAGGTTTGCCGGATTTCCCCGTCACTTATCTGTGAGCCATGCGCCCGTTGCGTTCGGAACACAGCTCGGCGTTAATTGGTTAACGTGCGCCACAATGTGACCCTACTTATAAAAACTACTACATATTGTGTTCGATAGATAAAATTCTACCGTATTCACGGCTATTGCAACAAGGTATTCCCTGGGCGCATATCAGATATGATTTGCTGGCTGTATCGAATCGGAAGCTAAGCAGCCTACATGACCGTCACGCCCGGAAACGCAAGAGCAATAATACAAGGACGGAATAATGCGCGATTTCGTGGATGGCTCCGCATTCAACTATGAACAAGGTCAACGCGCACGGAAGCTGTTTGCTGCCGTCGTTCTGGCAGCTCTGGATGATGCGATTGCCGACGATAAGAAATACGGAAATGGCCCAGAGCAGATTGCACGCTGGGCACGCTCGCGCGATGGCCGCGAGGTTCTGTCCTGTGCCGGTATCGACCCCAACGAACGGGTTGTCAGCGGCCTGATGGAATTCGTTTCCAAGGGCATTCGGACCTCTGTCGCTTTGTCGCGTGAGGAAAGCGAACGCCGTATGGCAGCCGAAGAAGCCGAGGCTGCCTGATCTTCAGGCGGAGGTTCCGTCGCAAGATCGTCTCTTCAAAAGACCCCGGCGTTTGGCGTCGGGGTCTTTTGTGTTTAAAACGCCCGCTATGTCCAAATGATGGCTTGAAACCTACGAGGCCGTCGCTAGCCTGTCTCTTCGGGAAGAGGATAGGCAGGTAATGCAGGAAAAATCCAATCTGAAGGGCGCGCTTTACGGGCTGCTGGCGATGGCGATCTATGCGTCGCATGATGCGATCGTAAAAGGGTTGGGCGGCAAGTTCTCGGCGATCCAGATCGTCTTTGTGGCCGCCTTGCTGAGCTTTCCCATCCTGTCATTCATCATGCTCAACGACAAAAAGGCGGGGCATCTGCGGCCAGCCTATCCGGGCTGGGTGATCCTGCGGTCTGTCTGTATGATCATTGCGGGGCTGACGGCGTTTTATGCCTTCTCGACGCTGCCGCTGGCGCAGGTCTATCCGATCCTCTTCGCGACACCGCTTCTGGTGACGATCCTGTCGATCCCGCTTCTGGGCGAGACGGTCCGGTTGCGGCGCTGGGTGGCGATTGCGGTCGGTCTTGCCGGTGTGCTGATCGTGGTGCGCCCCGGACAGGCGGATCTGGCACTGGGGCATCTGGCCGCCGTGCTCTCGGCCTTCTGTACGGCGCTGGCTTCGGTCATCGTGCGTAAGATCGGGACGCAGGAGCGTTCGATCGTTTTGCTGATCTACCCGATGATGGGCAATTTTCTGGCAATGGGCATGGCGCTGCCTTTCGTTTACGTGCCGATGGACATGACCGATTTCGCCCTGATGGGAACCATCGCGTTATTCGGGCTGACTGCAAGCTTCATCACCATTCTGGCCTATCGCGAGGGCGAGGCGGTGATTGTCGCGCCGATGCAATACAGCCAGATCATCTGGGCCGTGGTCTTCGGCTACCTGTTCTTCAGCGAGGGAATAAATCTGACGACCCTTGTCGGGGCGGGCGTCGTGATTGCCTCGGGCGTCTATATGGTCCTGCGCGAGAAAAGCGCGGGCACTTCACAGAACATGCCGGTGCTCAATACGCGCCACCGTCTGGAGATGCCCTATGCGCCCCGTTCGTCGCTTCTGGGGCGGCTGCTCAAGCGGCCCGTGACACCGGGTCCAGGACGCGAGATGCGGGGTCGGGAAACAAAATGAAACGGCAGGCAGATTTCCTCTTGATCTTATGTCGTCGGAGCGATACATCCCCGCCCACGGTCGGAGCGTAGCGCAGCCTGGTAGCGCACCTGCTTCGGGAGCAGGGGGTCGGAGGTTCGAATCCTCTCGCTCCGACCATTTCCCGAAATTGTGGATTGCCACGATAGTCTTCCTGATTGGACACTATCTTTCATCACTTCTGGCAATCACTCAGGGCAGTGCCCTGATCCGGCGGGATCGATTTTTCTTCTTTTGCTGAAGCTACTCTGCCGATATGCACTGGTAGGCCGCTATCACCTCCCCACCTGCGCGCCCGTTATGCCGCCATCAACCGCTCGACATCGGCATCAAGCCGTTGCTTCTTGCGCTCCCAGTCAGGGGCAGCGGCGCTCAGTATCGCCCAGAACTCGGGGCCGTGGTTGTGGTGCTTGAGGTGGACCAGCTCGTGCAGGATGACGTAGTCGATGCATTCCTGCGGGGCCTTGATGAGATGCGGGTTCAGGACGATCTCGCCATGCGCGGCACAGCTTCCCCAGCGCTTCTCCATCTCCTGCATACGAAACGGCGGGCGGTCGTTGATCCATGAGAGCCTCTGCTCCCAGAATCCCAGCCTGCGATCACCCGTTTCCATGCCCGAGGCGTAGAAGGCCAGATATTCA
The sequence above is drawn from the Thioclava sp. GXIMD4216 genome and encodes:
- a CDS encoding folate-binding protein produces the protein MSQRRIYKISGPDREHFLQGLVSNDVTRLKDGPVYAALLTPQGKYLADFLLVPWGEEILLDIDAGLAEATVRRLMMYKLRAKAEISETDLKLYRGTSEVRPDGAVMDPRHPALGWRLYGETEGDDGSDFDAIRVEHCIPETGIELTPDTFILEAGFERLHGVDFRKGCYVGQEVTARMKHKTELRKGLVRVAITGHAAPGTEIRAGEKPAGVLFTQSGGYAIAYLRLDRAGAQMRAGDALVSYG
- a CDS encoding DUF6280 family protein, coding for MRDFVDGSAFNYEQGQRARKLFAAVVLAALDDAIADDKKYGNGPEQIARWARSRDGREVLSCAGIDPNERVVSGLMEFVSKGIRTSVALSREESERRMAAEEAEAA
- a CDS encoding DMT family transporter, with the protein product MQEKSNLKGALYGLLAMAIYASHDAIVKGLGGKFSAIQIVFVAALLSFPILSFIMLNDKKAGHLRPAYPGWVILRSVCMIIAGLTAFYAFSTLPLAQVYPILFATPLLVTILSIPLLGETVRLRRWVAIAVGLAGVLIVVRPGQADLALGHLAAVLSAFCTALASVIVRKIGTQERSIVLLIYPMMGNFLAMGMALPFVYVPMDMTDFALMGTIALFGLTASFITILAYREGEAVIVAPMQYSQIIWAVVFGYLFFSEGINLTTLVGAGVVIASGVYMVLREKSAGTSQNMPVLNTRHRLEMPYAPRSSLLGRLLKRPVTPGPGREMRGRETK
- a CDS encoding M48 family metallopeptidase — protein: MTPPNTHKKTIHKTCSAKKPEAARPLRTTARQIWLLASEPFREYLAFYASGMETGDRRLGFWEQRLSWINDRPPFRMQEMEKRWGSCAAHGEIVLNPHLIKAPQECIDYVILHELVHLKHHNHGPEFWAILSAAAPDWERKKQRLDADVERLMAA